From the Immundisolibacter sp. genome, the window ATTCCGTGTCGGTCGTATTGAAGAACCTGTGCGGCGTCGAGCAGCCGCTGCAGGCGGCTCGCACCCAGCAGCGGATAGCGTCGGCGCCGAAAGGCAGGCTTCCCAACTAGTCGCATGCCGTGAATTATCGTCTTTATTCCTGGCTGAGTCGTGCCAGTCTGCCGCTGGCTTTCGGCCGTTTAATGTGGCGCAGTCGCAACCAGCCGGCCTATCGCCAGCGCTGGCCGGAACGCCTTGGTTTCGGGCGCGTCAGCGCCCCCGGTGGCATCTGGCTGCATGCGGTCTCGGTCGGCGAAGTCAATGCGGCCTTGCCACTGCTCACCAGTCTGCGAAAGACCTATCCCGCGCTCCCCCTGCTGGTCACCACAACCACGCCGACCGGCTCGGCGCAGCTGCGCCAGCGCCTGGGACACACGGTCGCCCACTGCTACCTGCCTTACGACCTGCCTGGGGCGGTACGACGCTTCCTCGACCGCGTGCAACCACGGTTGGGCATCGTCATGGAGACCGAGTTGTGGCCCAACCTGTTCGCCGCGGCGACACATGCGAACATCCCGCTGGTGCTCGCCAATGCGCGGCTGTCACAGCGCTCCAGCCGCGGCTACCGGCGCCTGGCGGGTCTGACACGCCAGACACTCGGACAGCTGTCAGCTGTCGGCGCGCAAACCA encodes:
- a CDS encoding 3-deoxy-D-manno-octulosonic acid transferase, coding for MNYRLYSWLSRASLPLAFGRLMWRSRNQPAYRQRWPERLGFGRVSAPGGIWLHAVSVGEVNAALPLLTSLRKTYPALPLLVTTTTPTGSAQLRQRLGHTVAHCYLPYDLPGAVRRFLDRVQPRLGIVMETELWPNLFAAATHANIPLVLANARLSQRSSRGYRRLAGLTRQTLGQLSAVGAQTSADAQRLIELGLPQSRLNITGNIKFDAPVADTAPGLALRQRLGPKRPVWLAASTHAGEEAAALAAHRVLRQAQPGAALILAPRHPQRFPEIARLCHEQGWVTSLRSADDDTWCDVYLADSMGELPSLMAAADLVFVGGSLVAR